From Palaemon carinicauda isolate YSFRI2023 unplaced genomic scaffold, ASM3689809v2 scaffold2674, whole genome shotgun sequence, a single genomic window includes:
- the LOC137636292 gene encoding uncharacterized protein isoform X1: MSVSPYLLQCCLYKMLILETDGDTEEIQELKKRIFQGSYVDNFLIGCADEDEVEMVHREASTIFEQHKFPLQQYVTNYSQFQRDIDCKVGTETPQEVKILGMCWDRYNDVLKATCVKLNVEANTLRQILSSVMSIFDLNNTNLPVLNRCKIFLRQLQSDYVDKWDTSLHGAQLNEWRNIASQFNNDERLEIPRYMGSRKSNFDIIVMSDASKNFIGCVIYLQERDSKLVSFVSAHNKILNKNLKGRTMPVLELTAVEYALQRAFDLYKMLTSCIVPIAVNDIMLFSDSTIALSWLADYENLRTKLQKRSVYVNNRIANIVDLCKSTHSVKLAHVGSNENGADFTTRLVSFSKLRNSCYLTGPKMLREDLNLLEWLVIPNPGMINDVDIPKLVVNKASVEDMSVGTVVDLTKYSSLDKAIKVLMKVKLFINKLRLRINSKSQQSIALLDASYKKCSNDLLKLDQQNCFPDLQDFFTSKRKAKKCIPELVSRMNVFCDTDGILRVKCKMGKMSKGMMSRTPILISNNSDFGRILIMDTHVKFNHSGTYYVLHKLKPAFFCSRDFQQLRRL, from the coding sequence atgtctgtttctccatatctgttgcagtgctgtctttataaaatgctaatattggagacagatggtgatactgaagaaattcaggaattgaaaaaaagaatcttccaaggcagttatgttgataattttctaattggttgtgcagatgaagatgaagttgaaatggttcacagggaagccagtacaatatttgagcagcataaatttccattgcagcagtatgttactaattattctcaatttcagcgtgacattgactgtaaagttggcacagagactccacaagaggttaaaattcttggcatgtgctgggacagatataatgatgtactaaaggccacatgtgttaaattaaatgttgaagccaatactcttaggcagattttgagttcagtaatgagtatatttgatttgaataatactaacttgcctgttttaaacagatgtaagatcttcctcaggcaattacagtctgattatgtagataaatgggatacttctcttcatggtgctcagctaaatgaatggagaaacatagcttcacaattcaataatgatgaaaggctagagataccaagatatatgggtagcagaaagtctaattttgatataattgtaatgagtgatgcgagtaaaaactttattggatgtgttatttacttgcaggagagagattcaaagttggtatccttcgtatctgcccataataagattctgaataaaaatctgaaagggcgaactatgcctgtactcgaactcacagcagtagagtatgcattgcaaagggcttttgatctgtataaaatgctcacttcttgtattgtgcctattgcagttaatgacataatgttgttttcagattctacgattgccttaagttggctagctgattatgagaacttgagaacaaagcttcaaaagagaagtgtatatgtaaataatagaatcgcaaatattgtcgacctctgtaagtctacacactcggtgaagttagctcacgtaggatcaaatgaaaatggtgcagatttcacgactagattagtatccttctcaaagttaagaaactcttgttacttgaccggacccaagatgttacgggaagatttaaatttactagaatggcttgtaattcctaatccaggcatgattaatgatgtggatataccgaagctggttgtaaataaggcaagtgttgaagatatgtcagttggtacagttgttgatttaactaagtattcttcacttgacaaagcaattaaagtactaatgaaagttaagcttttcataaacaaattaagattaagaataaattctaagagccagcagtcaattgccttattagatgcaagctacaaaaaatgcagtaatgatttgctaaagcttgatcaacagaattgctttccagatttacaagattttttcactTCAAAACGGAAAGCAAAAAAGTGTATTCCTGAGCTAGTTAGTAGAATGAATGTATTTTGTGACACTGATGGTATTCTTAGAGTAAAATGTAAAATGGGAAAGATGTCTAAAGGTATGATGTCGAGAACTCCAATACTCATTAGTAATAATAGCGATTTCGGTAGAATACTGATAATGGACACTCACGTGAAGTTTAATCACTCGGGTACTTACTATGTGCTACATAAATTGAAACCGGCATTTTTTTGCTCAAGGGATTTTCAACAGTTAAGAAGGTTGTGA
- the LOC137636292 gene encoding uncharacterized protein isoform X2, with the protein MINVEIVTSADSKGFLLAFQNHVYNYGLPNKVFSDSGSNLGGAFTWIEECLKASEVQEFFNQRGVDVTEFSQYPRGSLNRGIGGIIESGVGLVRKLIQGAIHNNILDFLEFSHVIKQCICYANKKPISELGALREQNVNDDFQVLSPEFLKFGYDTQVMECIYHEGQLDDYDSSDLGKDFRRLIHIKEKLRNSYHNEFLFGLQDQATKYRGKYYPREHVKISKGDIVLIKDSMVKAPNYPLARVLDVIYNSLGEAVQVQLVKGNKSVVFRDISSVILLVKGDGLSDSHIEQLDLNFVPQSDSNVVSNDNIARIQRGAALVCSEKNKQLAQSGLV; encoded by the coding sequence atgattaatgttgaaatagtgacttcagctgattctaaaggatttttattggcttttcaaaatcatgtttacaactatggtttgcctaacaaagtattttcagattctggctcaaatcttggtggtgcattcacatggattgaggaatgtctgaaagcaagtgaggtgcaggaattcttcaatcagaggggtgtcgatgtcactgaattttcacagtatcctcgtggttctctgaatcgtggtattggaggtatcatagagtccggagttggtctggtaagaaagttaatacagggagcaatccataataatattctagattttctggaattttctcatgtaattAAACAATGCATATGTTACGCTAATAAGAAACCCATTTCTGAACTTGGCGCATTAAGGGAACAGAATGTGAATGATGATTTTCAGGTGCTGTCACCAGAGTTTTTGAAATTTGGATATGATACACaggttatggaatgtatatatcacgaaggtcaacttgatgattatgactcttctgacttgggtaaggactttcggcgtttaattcatattaaagagaaattgcgtaatagttatcacaatgaatttttatttggattgcaagatcaggcaactaaatacagaggtaaatattaccctagggagcacgttaaaatatcaaaaggtgacatagtcttgataaaagattcaatggttaaggctcccaattaccctttagctagagttcttgatgttatttataattctcttggtgaggctgttcaagtacaattggtcaagggtaataaaagtgttgtctttagggatatatcgtctgttattcttttggttaaaggtgatgggttaagtgattctcatattgaacagttagatttaaattttgtacctcagagtgattctaatgttgtttctaatgacaatattgcaagaattcaacggggggctgctttggtttgttctgagaagaataagcagctagctcaatctggtcttgtatag